The nucleotide sequence GCCGCGCAAATGTCACCGTGAGGTCGGCGTTGATGAAACTCCAGCGACTGAAATCCAGCACCGCCGCGACACCGTTGGAGCAATCCGCCGCCAACGCGGTTCTCATTGCCTGTGAAATCGGCGCGCCCTCGACGATCGGACGCTCGGGCCGAAACCAGATGGCTGCGGAGCCGAGCTTGAGAAAACCACCTTTGACGGCGCGCAGCGAGACGCCGCCGAGAAAGCTGCTGGACGTTTGCGGCTCTTCGCGGCCCGCCTCCGGACCCGGAACATCAATCGGCATCTCCGGCACAACATCGCCGGGCAGTGTCACCGCCTGCGTCCTGACCTTGAGCACGGTGGCGCGGACCACCTCAACGCCGTTCGCCAGAAGACGCACCGCGCAGAGCTGGATCTTGCGACCCTCACGCACCACCTCGGTCTCGATCGTGAGCGGCGCCACCGGCACCGGACGCATCAGATCGACGGTCAGCCGCGCCACATGCATCGGCTGAGACGATGGAATTTGCTCGGCGGCCCACACGATCAGGGACGACGGCGCGCCGCCATGCTGCATGCTGGGGTCCCACGGACCCGCAGCATGTTCGCTCGTGACCACGCGATTGCCTTCGACGCGAAAGACGGCTTCCATGATGCGCTTCGTCTGGCTCTAGAGCGGCGCGTCGGCGGCAGCCTCGTATTCTTTCTTGAAGCGCGCCACCAGTTCTGCGACCGGCAGCACCTTGTCGACGCTTCCGATGCCCTGTCCGCTGCCCCAGATTTCCTTCCAGGCCTTCGGCTTGTTGCGCTCGCCGCTGGCATCGGTGCCAAAATTCATCTTCGAGGGATC is from Afipia massiliensis and encodes:
- a CDS encoding thioesterase family protein, encoding MEAVFRVEGNRVVTSEHAAGPWDPSMQHGGAPSSLIVWAAEQIPSSQPMHVARLTVDLMRPVPVAPLTIETEVVREGRKIQLCAVRLLANGVEVVRATVLKVRTQAVTLPGDVVPEMPIDVPGPEAGREEPQTSSSFLGGVSLRAVKGGFLKLGSAAIWFRPERPIVEGAPISQAMRTALAADCSNGVAAVLDFSRWSFINADLTVTFARPPVGDWILLNSEMTLGADGAGLAVSRLGDVQGYFGQAIQCLVVEPR